The Candidatus Saganbacteria bacterium nucleotide sequence TGATAAAATCTTTCTTTGAACAGGCTGAATCGGCTTCAGTCATATTCGCTCCGATAGATGCGGCGCTCCTTAAAAGCTGATCATTGATAATGTTTATTGAGGGGTTCTTTGAAATACGTTTTATAAACTTAACTATTTGTACCGCAAACCGCAACGTCCTATCCTGTATTTCCATTTTACAATGATTTTCCTTAATTAGTTATTAGTCATTAGAAATTAGTCATTCTACACCGGCGGTTTCCACCATTGCGGCTGTGCGATCAGAATATATGCTCCGTATAACAATATAATAGCCGCAGCTGCTGCAAAAACCCAAAAATTAATGTCGCGTTTCCTGCCGTTCTTTACCATGACAGCTGTGGCAATGAATGCTATAAGCGAAAGTATTATCAAAGCGGAACCTTTAAATACCGGACTTTCGCTTATATACCTTATTATTTTAGAGCCGGTCTCAAAATCGATGAATTTTAACATGTTCTTATAATGATATAATACATCTAATAATGAAAGTTTTCAATTGTGATTTTCTTGTTGTCGGCGGAGGCATTTCAGGCCTGAGAGCGGCGCTCACGGCATCTAAATTCGGACAGGTCATACTGCTTACCAAGGGGAAGACCGAAGAGACCGCGACGGAAAAAGCGCAGGGAGGCATCGCGGCGGCTATCGACAAAGAAAAAGATTCCACCACCTTCCACCTTGAAGACACCCTTTCAGCCGGAGCGGGCCTCTGTGACAGCGATGCCGTAAAAGTCCTTGTCAACGACGGAGTTGAAAGGGTGAAAGAGCTCATCGAAATGGGCGCTGATTTTGACCGCACGCCTTCGGGTTTCGAGCTCAATATCGAAGGCGCCCACAGAAGGCGAAGGATACTGCATGCCGGCGACTACACCGGAAGCGAGATCGCCAAGACCCTTGCGGCAAAGGCCATCAAAGAAAAGAATATCAGGGTGATGAACTTTGTATTCGGAAAAGATCTTCTCGTAAAGGACGGAAAATGCTGCGGGATAGATGCTTTTGACGCGAAGACCGATGAACTTATGAGATTTCTTGCTCCGGCGACCATCCTTTCGACCGGCGGTGTCTGCCAGATCTATCTTTACACCACCAATCCCGAATTTGCCACGGGTGACGGCATTGCAATGGCCTATAGAGCGGGAGCAGAACTTAGCGATATGGAATTCGTCCAGTTCCACCCTACCGCTCTTGTCCAGTTCAAAGGCCTCGGCGAAGAGGTCGCTTTCCCTCAATTCTTGATATCTGAAGCTGTCCGCGGCGAAGGCGCTCTGCTTCTGAACAAGCACGGAGAACGCTTCATGGATAAATATCATATACAGGCCGAGCTTGCTCCGAGA carries:
- a CDS encoding four helix bundle protein; translated protein: MEIQDRTLRFAVQIVKFIKRISKNPSINIINDQLLRSAASIGANMTEADSACSKKDFINKVFIAKKEAQETEYWLKIMKEAELINNADNKKELENITSECREIILILAAIIRKSKS
- the nadB gene encoding L-aspartate oxidase translates to MKVFNCDFLVVGGGISGLRAALTASKFGQVILLTKGKTEETATEKAQGGIAAAIDKEKDSTTFHLEDTLSAGAGLCDSDAVKVLVNDGVERVKELIEMGADFDRTPSGFELNIEGAHRRRRILHAGDYTGSEIAKTLAAKAIKEKNIRVMNFVFGKDLLVKDGKCCGIDAFDAKTDELMRFLAPATILSTGGVCQIYLYTTNPEFATGDGIAMAYRAGAELSDMEFVQFHPTALVQFKGLGEEVAFPQFLISEAVRGEGALLLNKHGERFMDKYHIQAELAPRDIVSRAIYDEMKKTDSDHVHLNLSGIDPEKVKKRFPTIYRTCKEAGMDLTADDIPVAPAAHYFMGGIRTDLEARTNIKGLWAAGEVMSSGVHGANRLASNSLLEGVVFGHRAALSAKEYLNALPEPERFGSDKPEPTRLESGNIKRGLLNDLSKHRHFIKKLMWDNVGIIRTGMGLEKAVKELTLLEKALDHDPMTVQERELKNMALVGRLISQAALDRKESRGAHFRTDHSERDDKNWKKHLIYRSRV